The following are from one region of the Littorina saxatilis isolate snail1 linkage group LG4, US_GU_Lsax_2.0, whole genome shotgun sequence genome:
- the LOC138965291 gene encoding store-operated calcium entry regulator STIMATE-like — MVVGRDNDALSVHRIMNYDTNSSASVVESGESVKELHCSSGDLLGAFGLFVQALLAFLAFTCLIVKRYCEPKSSRRPWKIWFFDTSKQALGAAVIHFANVFLADMFTGDPCTWYFISFLLDSTAGLLVIYLGLKLTQILAHRSTCKSLYFGEYGEPPQCNAWVGQTALYIIVMIVEKLLMTFLVLPSFWVKVRKFIMTPIKDPRLELAIVMFIVPLIVNAILFWVVDNFLKRSITQTKTMYVSSEDHKVKYFRSSDQVKCYNRIEKIEESDVLSAEEDGDVRQRHYDPSERLISVK; from the exons ATGGTGGTGGGTAGAGACAACGACGCGCTTAGTGTCCATCGCATTATGAACTATGACACGAATTCGTCTGCTTCAGTCGTTGAGTCTGGAGAAAGTGTGAAAGAACTGCATTGTTCGTCAGGAGATCTGCTGGGAGCCTTTGGACTTTTTGTCCAGGCTCTGCTGGCATTCCTCGCCTTCACTTGTCTAATTG TCAAGCGCTACTGTGAGCCAAAGTCTTCCCGGCGCCCTTGGAAAATATG GTTCTTTGACACCTCCAAGCAAGCTCTGGGAGCAGCGGTGATCCACTTTGCCAACGTCTTCCTGGCAGACATGTTCACGGGGGACCCTTGCACATG GTACTTCATCAGTTTCTTGCTGGACTCCACAGCGGGGCTGCTGGTGATTTACTTGGGCTTGAAGCTGACCCAGATCCTGGCTCACCGGTCTACCTGCAAGTCGCTCTACTTCGGGGAGTATG GTGAGCCGCCGCAGTGCAACGCCTGGGTGGGACAGACAGCTCTCTACATCATCGTCATGATTGTGGAGAAGCTCCTCATGACCTTCCTCGTCTTGCCATCTTTCTGGGTCAAG GTGCGCAAGTTTATCATGACGCCAATCAAAGACCCGCGGCTGGAACTGGCCATCGTGATGTTCATTGTGCCTCTCATCGTCAAC GCGATTTTGTTCTGGGTGGTGGACAACTTCCTGAAGCGCAGCATAACGCAGACCAAGACAATGTACGTCAGTAGCGAGGACCACAAGGTCAAGTACTTCCGCTCCTCCGACCAGGTCAAGTGCTACAACCGCATCGAAAAGATCGAGGAGTCAGACGTGCTGTCCGCTGAGGAGGACGGAGATGTTCGCCAGCGTCATTACGACCCTTCTGAACGCTTGATTTCCGTCAAGTAG
- the LOC138965289 gene encoding putative surface protein SACOL0050: protein MTKNPDEENSTEQTEDAVKSEEEPGRRDQQTEDTTAASEEPAKTEEQTEDTPDKAEDTPPAADGTPPVTEDTPKAEEDTPKAEDMPKAEDTLKAEVDTPKAEDTPPAAEDTPPAAEYTHPAAEDTPPVTEDTPQAAEETPAAAEEPAQATEESDEADTADMDKQADNDAAAEEATREENKPTDCVEETVTAEEPAAEERGEKAEDATDGAAPASESAANAESSDTPATETTPHDADYEDDFSKMSEKSDRGKVVAGGVAVVGQDASDEQAATTSTSPTPSSKDEARAEAGAVVPVPAAMRKSDGRSLVEEGGDTRGEDRSGTQNEGTDDSRGQGQWKPEEEAFLESSLGNQSAEKEALQKVIEEKVKVQKEYDDLKGRYLALEEGSQHWQLEAAMLKERCQELEARVKELEAKEAQLSEYEQWGKDNEAKVKDLQGRLGKLAEEDADKDRRIQKLQNDLQETNSRLVAAERQAVVNKEAAARQPPVQQSKTCVVM from the coding sequence ATGACTAAGAATCCTGACGAAGAGAACAGCACGGAACAAACCGAGGACGCTGTCAAGTCAGAGGAAGAACCTGGGAGACGGGACCAGCAAACAGAAGACACGACTGCCGCCTCAGAAGAACCAGCTAAGACTGAGGAACAAACAGAGGACACGCCCGACAAGGCTGAAGACACACCTCCTGCAGCAGACGGCACACCTCCAGTAACTGAGGACACGCCCAAAGCAGAAGAAGACACGCCCAAAGCAGAAGACATGCCCAAAGCTGAAGACACACTCAAAGCAGAAGTGGACACGCCCAAAGCAGAAGACACACCCCCTGCAGCAGAAGACACACCCCCTGCAGCAGAATACACACATCCTGCAGCAGAAGACACACCTCCAGTAACTGAAGACACGCCCCAGGCAGCCGAAGAAACACCCGCTGCAGCAGAAGAACCCGCCCAAGCGACGGAAGAGAGCGACGAGGCAGACACAGCAGATATGGACAAGCAGGCAGACAACGACGCAGCCGCTGAGGAGGCGACCAGGGAAGAGAATAAACCCACTGACTGCGTTGAAGAGACGGTCACCGCTGAAGAACCGGCAGCagaggagaggggagagaaagcaGAGGATGCCACTGATGGGGCTGCCCCAGCTTCCGAGTCTGCCGCTAACGCCGAGAGCAGTGACACACCTGCGACAGAAACAACACCCCACGACGCAGACTATGAAGATGACTTTTCTAAGATGTCTGAGAAGTCAGACCGAGGGAAGGTTGTGGCCGGTGGCGTGGCTGTGGTTGGCCAGGATGCTTCGGACGAACAAGCTGCAACAACCAGCACATCCCCCACCCCCAGCTCTAAGGATGAGGCGCGGGCAGAAGCGGGCGCTGTGGTTCCCGTCCCTGCAGCCATGAGGAAGTCGGACGGTCGCAGCTTGGTGGAGGAGGGGGGCGACACCCGAGGCGAGGACCGTAGCGGGACTCAGAACGAGGGCACAGATGACTCCAGAGGTCAAGGCCAGTGGAAGCCGGAGGAGGAGGCCTTCCTGGAGTCGTCGCTAGGCAACCAGTCGGCAGAGAAGGAAGCCCTGCAGAAGGTGATTGAGGAGAAGGTGAAGGTGCAGAAGGAGTACGATGACCTCAAGGGACGCTACCTGGCGCTGGAGGAGGGCAGTCAGCACTGGCAGCTGGAGGCGGCCATGCTCAAGGAGCGCTGTCAGGAGCTGGAGGCCCGCGTTAAGGAGCTGGAGGCCAAGGAGGCCCAGCTCAGCGAGTACGAGCAGTGGGGCAAGGACAACGAGGCCAAGGTCAAGGACCTCCAAGGTCGCCTGGGCAAACTGGCCGAGGAGGACGCGGACAAGGACCGACGTATCCAGAAGCTGCAGAACGACCTTCAGGAAACCAACTCCAGGCTGGTGGCCGCTGAGCGTCAGGCTGTGGTAAACAAGGAGGCGGCCGCACGACAGCCTCCCGTCCAACAGTCCAAAACATGCGTGGTCATGTAG